In the genome of Falco biarmicus isolate bFalBia1 chromosome 13 unlocalized genomic scaffold, bFalBia1.pri SUPER_13_unloc_3, whole genome shotgun sequence, one region contains:
- the QTRT1 gene encoding LOW QUALITY PROTEIN: queuine tRNA-ribosyltransferase catalytic subunit 1 (The sequence of the model RefSeq protein was modified relative to this genomic sequence to represent the inferred CDS: inserted 2 bases in 1 codon; deleted 1 base in 1 codon) — protein sequence MRGRSGLPPPRPARRPQPQHGGRVALSNDYFRRAGGSAGHVGGAAIWRRPWRQGPGAAPLLRVVAECGRSRARAGELQLPHGPVPCPVFMPVGTRGTAKGITAAQLAALGCRICLGNTYHLGHAGPELVRRAGGLHGFMDWPHNLLTDSGGFQMVSLLELAEVSEEGVRFHSPYGGAPILLSPERSMEIQRALGADIVMQLDDVVSSTTAGPRVEEAMHRSIRWLDRCIRRQPPPGGTQSLFAIIQGGLDPALRTPLPEMTRRDVAGFAIGGLSGGEEKSRFWRMVKLSTEHLPRDKPRYLMGVGYATDLRGLPPPKRPPFPLCAPLRHSRAYLHALLRSESAALHHLTVHNIALTRAILAQRFPEFVRGFMSTMYGGGSXPAWVTEALATVGITLD from the exons ATGC GGGGCCGGAGCGGCCTTCCCCCCCCTCGCCCGGCGCGGAGGCCTCAGCCCCAACATGGCGGCCGCGTTGCCCTGAGTAACGACTACTTCCGGCGGGCGGGCGGAAGCGCCGGTCACGTGGGGGGAGCGGCAATATGGCGGCGCCCATGGCGGCaggggcccggcgcggcgccgCTGCTGCGGGTGGTGGCGGAGTGCGGGCGGAGCCGGGCGCGGGCC ggggagctgcagctgccGCACGGCCCCGTCCCCTGCCCCGTCTTCATGCCCGTGGGGACCCGCGGGACGGCCAAGGGCATCACGGCGGCGCAGCTGGCGGCGCTCGGCTGCCGCATCTGCCTCGGCAACACCTACCACCTGGGGCACGCG gGCCCGGAGCTGGTGCGACGCGCCGGCGGCCTCCACGGCTTCATGGACTGGCCCCACAACCTGCTGACG GACAGTGGGGGCTTCCAGATGGTCTCGCTGCTGGAGCTGGCGGAGGTGAGTGAGGAGGGGGTCCGCTTCCACTCCCCCTACGGGGGAGCCCCCATCCTGCTCAGCCCCGAGAGGTCCATGGAGATCCAGCGCGCCCTGG GCGCTGACATCGTCATGCAGCTGGACGACGTGGTGAGCAGCACCACGGCCGGGCCGCGCGTGGAGGAGGCCATGCACAG GTCCATCCGCTGGCTTGACCGCTGCATTCGCCGCCAACCGCC TCCCGGTGGCACCCAGAGCCTCTTTGCCATCATCCAGGGTGGCCTGGACCCAGCCCTGCGCACCCCGCTGCCTG AGATGACCCGCCGGGACGTGGCCGGTTTCGCCATCGGTGGCCTGAGCGGGGGCGAGGAGAAGAGCCGCTTCTGGCGCATGGTGAAGCTCAGCACCGAGCACCTGCCGCGCGACAAGCCCCGCTACCTGATGGGCGTGGG CTACGCCACCGACCTG AGGGGTCTCCCACCCCCCAAACGCCCCCCTTTTCCCCTCTGCGCCCCCCTCAGGCACAGCCGCGCGTACCTGCACGCCCTCCTGCGCAGCGAGTCGGCCGCCCTGCACCACCTCACCGTCCACAACATTGCCCTAACCAG AGCAATCCTGGCCCAGCGCTTCCCTGAGTTCGTCCGGGGGTTCATGAGCACCATGTATGGGGGGGGGAG CCCCGCCTGGGTCACCGAGGCTCTGGCCACCGTCGGCATCACCCTGGACTGA